The Fusarium fujikuroi IMI 58289 draft genome, chromosome FFUJ_chr01 sequence ATTAGATGGCGACATTGACGAGTAGCTGTTCACTCACCTTATTGTAATTCTCCTCAAGGAATAGCAATACGCCTTCGTAGAACTTGAAGGTCACTCGTTGAGATTTTGGGAACATTTCCAGAGGCGGCATATCGCCCTTGTCATTATACACAGCCAGCGTCTTAAGAATAGTCCGCGACAAGGAAGCCGAATTCAACTTGAAGTAGGTCTTGAAGAGAAGGTTGATAACGAAGTAGATCCCCCATTTCCGTGATTCCTCAAGGGGTGCTCTGGATGTAATCAGCCAATATCAATGTGCAAGAATATGATGACATACCTATCATTAAGACAAAGCGAAAAGATACGTTTGAGGTGTCCTTCGCAGTCTCTTAATTGAAGTTGCTTATCCGTTTCTGGGTCGAAATCGTCCGATATCAACGAAGCTCCAGGGCCAGTATCAAATGTCTTTGTCTGGCGCTCCTCGTCGGATTTAATCGCAAATAGTCGTAGGTACTTGCCCACCATGTAGAGTGAGGGGATAGTCCACGCTTCGAAACCATGCGAGTTGTATCCGCGGATGAGTACTGAGGTCAGTTCCTTCCATGCCTCATACACTTTAGTCCATGTAGACTGTGGCATGGATTAGCGTGATGCTCTCAGAGCTACATGTACAAGTCTCATACCTTTCCGCTTTCTCCCGCCAAGATCTCAGCAATAGCTTTCCAATATGAGGTGTACACCTCAACCCAGCCTGTactttcatcatggctcatTTTCCGTCGATGAGATGTACTGCTCTTAACGAAGTGCTTGATGTCGCCCTTAACGCTGTGAGAATTCGTACTACGCCAAACAGCCATGAGGCGATGAGGGTCATCTGGGGGAGTAACAGGCGATAGTGTTTGCGCAAGTTTGTAGCCATTTTTCTGGGAATGTGCTTCCGCAAACTGATCGAAGAGGGCATTCATGGTTCCTTATTAGACACGCAGTGTGTTCAGTAAGAGAGAGTGCTGGTCGTAGTTCAAACTGAGCATGAGCAAAATCGAAATGGATAACAGCGGTTTAATGAATGATTAAATGATCCAGTGATAAGGTTGCGAAACGTCCAAGTTTGTACTACCAAAGTCTGTGATGTTACAAGTCGATAAACTGACCTCTCACTCTGTCGTTGAACTCATCTTCCCTCTTCCCAACTTCTTTGAGTTGCCCGCGTGCGTTTCTGATTGGCCATTGGACCCACCGTCGTCCAGAGCTCCTTCTTTCGAAGATGCACGTGACGCTGCTCTGGAGTGGAGAATTGGTCGACCAATCGCTACCGGGGCCTAAGCCCTCCGGAAGGTACGACCCACTGTCTCTTGCCCTCCTAATCGCACACAATTTTATCTTGCGCTCTTGCAAACTTGCCATTTACTAACCTTCCAGTCAATCACCAGAAGTCACCGTAAGTGCATACCAGGACTCATACAGGGAAACCCACTGACAAGTAAACAGATGGGTAAGcagtttttctattttatgCGCTCGATTGCAACGATGCCGCCCGCCGGAGGATTATGACGACGAGAAACAAATTTCGATATTTCTTCACAACTTGTTACGACGGGGGTAGGAGGACGAAGGATCACCTCTTAGCGGCTACAGAACATCGACAACTGCTCACACAATGTTCGCTATGTTTGCTGCGGCGGGGCTTGTCAAAATTTTGATCGAAGAGCCAATTTTGAATTTCGTCAACACCTCGACTTGGCACTAGCACCACGCACTCGAAATTTCGATTTGATTCTCCGGCTCGGCTCGCGGCATCTCAGCAACAAACAACCATCACCTGCAACGTCTAATACTGACAATGTCTTCAGGCCGTCTTCAGGAATACGAGGTCATCGGGCGCCACTTGCCCACCGAGGCTAACCCTACCCCCGCCCTCTACCGCATGACCATCTTCGCTCCCAACGAGACGGTCGCCAAGTCCCGATACTGGTACTTCTTGCGCggtctcaagaaggtcaagaaggccacTGGTGAGATCGTCAGCGTCAAGACTGTACGTAGCAAGAATCCAATGAAGGAAAACAACGGGCCAGGCTAACTGGGATAATCAGATCCACGAGAAGCACCccctcaaggtcaagaacttcGGTATCTGGATCCGATATGACTCTCGTTCCGGCACGCACAACATGTACAAGGAGTACCGTGAGCTGTCCCGAACAGATGCTGTCGAGTCTCTCTACTCCGACATGGCTGCCCGCCACCGTGCTCGTTTCAGGTCCATCCACGTACGTCGAACTTGGTCGATCAGCTACTCGTCACAGACACTAACAAACTCCAGATCCTCCGCGTCgtcgagattgagaagacCGAGGACATCAAGCGACCCTACATCCGCCAGCTGACCCAGAAGGGACTCAGCTTCCCTCTCCCCCACCGCATCACCAAGGagaacaccaagaagctcttcagCGCGAAGCGACCTTCCACTTTCGCTTAGAATGATTTCGGTTTAGAGGACGGTTGGGGCTCTGCGGGTGTTACAACGGATCATGGAAATATCAACTGACTTTGCTCAATAAAACGGGCATTGAATGAACCAAAAATTCTGAGCATGCGGATGCTGCCTGGTGTGAAAACAATTGATTGGGATTTAAAAAGTAACAAAGACTACCGATTGTGAAATATTATGACGACTCGCCTGTCCCGCTCCCTGGAGATGTTTCTATCTGTGTATCGTTGAAAAACTCTGTCCAATATGTCCACTCCATAGGCACGCCTTGCTCCAAGCCCATACCAAAGTCGAGATTCAATGTCTCTGGAGGATCGAACAGTATTGAAGGATCCATACTGCTCGTGTCGTACTGTGATGCCAAACCTGGTCCCGACGAAGGAATATTCATCTGTTGGTTGGTACCATACTGCAATGGTTGAGCCATGTTGTTCATAGCTGGGGGTATGAAAGATGTTGCAGGATCCAGGTTCATGCTAGAGTTGAAATTCATGCGTTTGAGGAGCGCTTCGGTCCTCGCCGCTCTCGCTTTCTTGAGCAGTTTCTTAATCGGCCGCCAAAGTGACCCTTTCGCTGTGTCTGCAATGTGCTCTCGTGACGATGGAAATGTTCTCTCCACAACCACCCAGGCCTTGTCTACCAACTCTCCCTCTGTCTGCACACAGAGTTCTGCCAATGCAACTGCGAGAGGATGCCATTGCACGTAGGTGTCTGTCCACCAGGCAAATCTGTCCTCCCACTGATTCTTCGTCATGCGTTCTCGTAGCTCAATAATCGAGATGGCAGTGCGCAACATGGTTTCCTTTGATACTCGAGGTCGGTCTGGAGCTGGCCCACCGGTGAAAGGATATTGGATATTGAGCCAGAGCTTTAGAATGACGATTCGAGCAATTTCAGAGGCGTAAATAGAGGGGAGATGTGAAGGTTTGGCTGTGTGGATGAAGCTGGTTTCTAGTTGACGTATATGAGAAATGAGCTCCTCTTCGGTATATAAGAAATGCTCCGGCTCGCCCCTAGGGCTGTAATGTGGGTGGGATATGAAGCCGAAGATGCCTGAGCACATAGCAGTACATAAACAGACAACGTTGTCGGCAGGCGTTGTTTTGGGTATCAAGGGGCCTATAGAATCAGGTCCAaaatcgtcatcgtcaatagATGTAGGCTCTGCTGTATCAAAGCCTGACCTGGTGAGGGTTGCATCAGAGCCACGGTCTTCTGAGCCGCGGATATCGAGCACGACGATGAAATGCCATAAACGGCGCCTCATCTCGGCGACAAATGGTGTGAAACGATGACCGTCACCATCTCGATGAAGGTTAAGCCCTTGGGCAATACGGATAATAAGTGATGTAAGAACCCAGGATGTCCGGTCGTGTAAGTGCACACGCATCATGCTTGTGTAGAGCGTCAGAGCTTGTAGAGGCTCGATCTTGGTTGTGCTGAGATAGTCTGCCTCGGCGAGTGCtcgctcaacagcaacacggTATCGCCTTGTAAGAATTTCTTTGTTTTCGCCCAACTGCTTCAAACACGATTCTGGTGTCAGGCAAACAGCTGCACAGAAGTAGATGGCGAACAGGACAGCGTTGACCTCGGGAGTGAATGTGTGTGTTGTCGGTGACTCGATGTAAGCTTGGAAGTGCTTGCTGATGGTCGGTCGATGCAGAATCTTCATGAGAGGATCGACGTTGCGGGTGTAAATCGTCCAGAGCCGTATCATCATGTTCGGTGGAGGATGTATTAGCGGTTGTCTTGATGTGTAATCAGAGTTTCCAAGTAAGAAGCCCGAAGGACCCGTAGATGCCATGTCTACAGACTCTGGGCTTTcaccctcctcttcatcatcactgtcTTCAGAAGGCTGATTCAACGCTTGTCGAATtccctcaacctcagcacaTAAATTTCCCCAGAACCCAGAACCGAGATATTGCTCCCCAGTCTCCAAATTAGCAGCCTGCGCTGCTACTGCTTGAGACTCATCACAGCGGTTATCCAGCGTTGCCGAAAGTGAAGTTGAGCCTTGGAGACTCTGGATGTCCCCCTCATCCAATTGCTTCAATTTGGCGGGGTCAGCCTGGTTGACGATGCTCTCAAGACGACTGATCCTATCGAGTAGCTCACTCTGGCGAGGTCTTGGAGCACGTCTTGTTGGTTTCCTTGAGGGAAAGACACAGTCGAGGCCAAAGCGAGAACATTGGCCACATAATGGTTGTATCTTGTCGCATTTGATTTTGCGTGTGCGACAGTTTGAACAGCTTAGTACTTTAGCCGGACGGCCTTCGCGGGAGCTCATTCCGGGCGATTGTGGGCAATAATATATGAATATTTATGTCTGATTGTCTCAAATGATCACGCCGTTGGAGTTGTTATATGCGTTGAAGTTTAACTTAAAGCAAGACAAGTAAGCAAATAACAGTAAGAATCGATAATCTGTAGCAGACAGACAGAGGAAGTGCCGGCGCGGCCCCACCCGACTCGACTTTAGTGACGTTTAGATTTTTTTGGGTGACattgtctcttgtctcgaCCCTGATTCCCTTTCTGCCTATCAAGTTCCCTGCATAAATTAGCATGCATTGCAATCCTAAGGCTGAGTGAGGCTAGCCTTATTGACTCTCAACGGGTTTAGTTAGGCCAGACATGGTGAAAAGGCTTGGGGATGGCTGGCAACTGAGACTCTGAACCTAAGAATTTGTTtagataaagttattatGGATTAGGGAAATTCTAGCTGGTCTTGGGATTGGTGAGTTTTCGCACCTTAATTCCACTCTGAAGCCATCTAACGCCTGTGAACGTATACGTAGTGAACGCGAATATTGCCCCAGTCGTCGGGTGCCGAGGGGAACTTTTGTCACACCTGAAATTGAAGCATGCTGATTCGACTCATAATTAACGGTCGTGATAGCCCATGACTCACAattcttggacttggtgtAGACGATCTCGGAGTGATAACGGAGACAGAAAATATATGAGGTCCAAACTTTCTCACGATCAGAGGCTCATCTTCACGATAGTCAACTGTGCAGCCGACTCAACTTACCCTAAACTTCCGACATGGAGTCCACAAAACCTTCGTCAATTGACTTTGTAACAGTCAAGACAACTCTCCCTGTTTATCCACTTCCACCCAATCATGAACGAAGCACTTTTCGATCAGAGCGTCTATCGATGCGGCCTATGACTGAAGATGACTTCGGGTTTCTTCGAACTCTTCGCACATGTCCAGATGGCATGAAATGGTCGTCGCAAGGAGGTCCAGATATTGAGATAGAACAAACTGAGAAGAGTCTGAGCCTTCGCCTGCCCCCAAAGGATGTTGAGAGGTACGATTGGGTCATCTCCCTCGCCGAGACTGGCGAGCCCATCGGATTAGGAGGGACCTGTGTGTGGTCGAGTGAACTAGGCTGGCCGGCCCTGGGATACATCTTTCTGAAAGAGCATTGGGGCAAAGGCTATGCGTCTGAGTTTATGAAATTCTACCTCGACAAGTGGTGGTCCCTGCCGAGGAACGAAGTTGAGCTCACAGTGGACAAGAACACAATTTTGCAAGGGGATGGCGAGGTCAAACAGGAGTGCATCTCAGCCATCACATTGAGCGAAAATGCCCCGAGTCAGAACGTTCTCAAAAAGGCTGGTTTCGAGTTCGTATCGTCGTGGGCGGAGGTCGATACCAAAAACGAGTCTCAAGAACTGACCCTACATGGGTTTGTTGCTCGCAAGGAAAAGGTTGTCGTTTAGCCAAGCGAGGTCGACAACCGAATAAGGATATAACACAGGCCCATTGACCAATCGGCCTGACCCGAGAACGAGGGTCTTTGGTCAATAACGATGCTGGAAATGGACAAGGACGCGGCCGGACATCTCAGGAAGTCCGTGAGAGTTTCCGGGTCCGAACGGGGTTCCACTTTTCGCCGATATATATGACGATGACTtcagcagcatcaactcaTTGTAGATTCTCAAGATAATTGAAACATTATAcaaagcttatattaatctgATTGATTTTCAAAATGCCCATCTCTATCCCTCTGCCTTCTCTCGTGGCCACTGCCACAGGCATCACTGGCTCAGCATATGCATCTGGTAAGACTATCAAGTCAGATGTAAGACACTCACTGATATTTCTAGGCTTCATTGCCTCTCTTTCACTTGCTGGTATACCTTCTGCTCTGCAACTCTCAGGACCACCCGCTGTTTCCGTTTGGCAGGTCCTCTTCAACCGCGGATTCGCTCTTATGCCCAAATTTGCTGGGACAACTGCAATCGCATATCTATACGCCGCATACACAGCTCATCAGCAGGGCCGTAACTGGAAGGGCCTGGCTGCTAGTGCTGCCTTGACTGTCTCGATCGTCCCTTTCACTATCATTTTCATGAGTTCAACAAATGACCTTCTGTTTAAGGCGTCTGCTGGAACCTTGGATGCCTCACAGGAGGACGTGGCTACATTGATCGGAAGATGGGGAGTTTTGAACTTAGTACGAAGTCTGCTTCCTCTTGCTGGAGCGGCTCTGGGTTTCTCAACTCTGTTCAGTGAAGAGTGAAGATATGATTTGAAAGGTAGACCGTTATAGGGATGGCAAAATTAAACAAAACAATGATGTATCACTAAACAATCAATTTTGTCGCAACCAGCACATTATGCATAAAGAAGAGCTGTTTTTTGTTTATCCTTCAAGGGGAGATGGCCCAGTCTCGATAAAAGAGAGCTAGAGCTCCATTCTCCTATGCTAAAAGGCCTTGATAACGCTGTATCGAAGTAATCACCAA is a genomic window containing:
- a CDS encoding related to CSN12-signalosome component, whose translation is MNALFDQFAEAHSQKNGYKLAQTLSPVTPPDDPHRLMAVWRSTNSHSVKGDIKHFVKSSTSHRRKMSHDESTGWVEVYTSYWKAIAEILAGESGKSTWTKVYEAWKELTSVLIRGYNSHGFEAWTIPSLYMVGKYLRLFAIKSDEERQTKTFDTGPGASLISDDFDPETDKQLQLRDCEGHLKRIFSLCLNDRAPLEESRKWGIYFVINLLFKTYFKLNSASLSRTILKTLAVYNDKGDMPPLEMFPKSQRVTFKFYEGVLLFLEENYNKAESHLNEAWQLCHKDALRQSERILTYLIPCRLLTSHVLPTKALLENYPRLQGLFLPLASCIKSGNLQAFDKALQDGEAEFVKRRIYLTLERGRDIALRNLLRKVFIAGGFDEPKEGETTPVRRTRIPVAEFQAAVSMGSGHIIDPDEVECMLANMIYKELMKGYIARERGIVVLSKKGAFPGTGL
- a CDS encoding probable 60S large subunit ribosomal protein, yielding MSSGRLQEYEVIGRHLPTEANPTPALYRMTIFAPNETVAKSRYWYFLRGLKKVKKATGEIVSVKTIHEKHPLKVKNFGIWIRYDSRSGTHNMYKEYRELSRTDAVESLYSDMAARHRARFRSIHILRVVEIEKTEDIKRPYIRQLTQKGLSFPLPHRITKENTKKLFSAKRPSTFA